TTGGAGACGTTTCTTACGCACATGACTTGTCGCTGTCCAAGGTGGTATTGAGTTTTCTAATTGGATTCGATAGGACTCAGGATTTGGCCTTTCATTCAGAACAGAAACCGAATCATATGAATTTCAGGTCATAAAAGAAAAATGCCTATTTTGAATAacaaaaagttaatttatttGATGCGTTCTTATATTTTAATGTTGATTTCAAGTACATGCTATGTAATGCTATGTTTCGATTAATAGGATGATAATTAATTATTCCAAAATGTCGATAATCGTTTGGATATAAGAGCGGCGATATTTGGTTTAGGCCTAGGCTACAGCTAAATTTATCCAGACGCTTGCAACCCAATACACTCAGACTGTGCTCAAGTGACATGAAGCAATGGCCAGTATACAACAGCGCTGAGAATAGCTCATTATAACAAAAATTGCACACATGCATTCCTACAAACCCGTGAGTATCATTGAATTAAAGTGAATTAGGAATTTTCCCAACAACAAACTCAATATTGTTACCTCTTGCTAtaagcataccaccctgcataccactgctggcttgcttctgaagctaagcagggttggtcctggtcagttcctggatgggagaccagatgttgctggaagtggtgttggagggccagtaggaggcactctttcctctggtctaaaaaaaatatcccaatgccccagggcagtgattggggacactgccctgtgtagggtgccgtcttccggatgggacgttaaaccggtttcctgactctctgaggtcattaaagatcccatggcacttattgtaagagtaggggtgttaaccccggtgtcctggctaaattcccattcTGGCCCTCAAActatcacggtcacctaataatccccagtttacaattggctcattcatccccctcctctcccctgtaacttttccccaggtcgttgctgcaaatgagaacttgttctcagtcaacttacctggtaaaataatggataaataaaaataagtaaaaaaGATAAACTTCAGTTGCGTAAATACAAAGTAGGCCTAAAGTACAATGATAAAATCCGATTGACATGTTGGTTTTTTTGCATACTGAATTGAGGCTAAATTGAAAAATTAATTGTCTTCTGTTGTTCTGCTCTACAGGTCCAACATGCCAGCCAACAAATCACAAAGGAAATGCAGTACAAAGGGATCATGGACTGCGTCAGGAGGATTCCCAAAGAGCAAGGCTTTATCTCCTTCTGGAGAGGCAACCTGGCCAATGTGATTCGTTACTTCCCCACCCAAGCCCTCAACTTCGCTTTCAAGGACAAGTACAAGAAGATCTTCCTTGGAGGAGTGGACCAGAAGACACAGTTCTGGCGTTGGTTCGCTGGGAACCTGGCATCCGGTGGCGCGGCCGGTGCCACCTCTCTTTGCTTCGTTTACCCACTTGACTTCGCCAGAACCAGGCTCGCGGCCGACATCGGAAAAAGTGGAGCTGAGAGAGAGTTCAGCGGTCTTGGCAGCTGTCTCAGCAAAATCTACAAAGCCGACGGTATCAAGGGCCTGTACCAGGGATTCAACGTGTCTGTCCAGGGCATCATCATCTACAGAGCTGCTTACTTCGGAGTCTATGACACAGCCAAGGGTGAGGAACATGAGTTTAAGTAAAATCATACATATAAGTAGCTGTTTGCAATTGGACGTTGTTTAAAGTATTGTATATTACAAAAAATAGGCGCAGAATCCCAATTATGTTGCTCTGCGTCATCGTCTAGGTATGCTGCCCGACCCCAAGAACACGCACATCTTCATCAGCTGGATGATTGCCCAGAGCGTCACCGCAGTTGCCGGTATTATTTCATACCCATTTGACACCGTCAGACGTCGTATGATGATGCAGTCTGGACGCAAATCAGGTGAGCTAGTAGTAGGCCTACTCGTTGAATCATATCAATGAATGAccgtcatagtaaataagaatatgttcttaactgactttcctagtaaaataaaggttacagCACATTACGCATGGCAATTGTCATTGAATtgcctacagtaggcctatatttcaCATTTTAATGATCAATGTGTCGATTTCAATAGCGGACATCATGTACACTGGCACAATCGACTGCTGGAAGAAGATCGCCAAGAACGAGGGAGGCAAAGCCTTCTTCAAGGGGGCCTGGTCCAACGTGATCCGAGGCATGGGCGGCGCCTTCGTCTTGGTGCTCTACGACGAGATCAAGAAGTACACATAAACATTCACAACTCCATAGGAAACCCTTCACCACATGTCTTAATTGGATCATATAATGACAACAGCTTGGGTGAATTATCGGGGGTATATGTGTATTCTATTGAGCCAGCCCAGGAGTTGGTTGCTAGTTATCCTTCTCGCCAGTGTATTTGGTCATGTGAGGAACGCACCGACTCTGAAAGCTGTATATATCTTACCCAAGATGTACAGATAAACGCACATCCAGGCCTGCCAGTTGACTGTCAAACTGGTCCAGAAAAGGGATTTTTCCATTTAATTACATGCCTACTGCAAACAAAGATTCATCCACTCTCCTcagttctttctttctctcatagTAAGTCAAATGAATGTACTCTTCACAGCAGCTGCTGTCTTCCAAGGGCCTTATGTTCCTGTGTTGTGTCATATCTCATGTCCCACAATAAACATTATTTTACTtattttaataaagatgaaaatacctACTAAGCCCTCTGCTTTGGTGCATTCCTTTGTCATTCATATTTCATATATGTTTTATTGAAATATTGTATACAATATATaacataatatacagtataacataatacatcaaaaCATTTAGGCAAGGGTTACTAGTTCGAGGGTCTGACTTGGGGACTTAGGGTTAGAAATATCATCCATCCCATTTTCTTGGGCTGGCTATAGAGATCATTCTATTGGGAGCCAGCCTAGATGGGAATCATATAGCCCAGTGCCTCATCAGCTGCCATGCTTCATAGTATTTGTTATGTACATAACAGATACAAATCTAATATTACTCCAATTTTCTCAAACATCAGGTTTTACTAGGCTATACATATACATTACtataaaatacataaaaaatacaaaaaaggcCAACAAACTTGATGTTTGCAATACCACTACCAACATACAAATGTATTACTTTTCCTGTGCCAACCCTCAAAAAACAATTTATTTGAGTAAGCTTATAGTACTAATTAATTACAACTACTGGTTAATATTTTCCTTGTTTATTTCTCTGTTGATGACTTATAGTGCTGGGTCAGGACTTCTGACCATGACACAGCCAATCACTGGTCTATTTCCCCTGCCGCTGTTGTAgccatcgtgtgtgtgtgcgtgtgaaatTATGTCATTGTGGGTGATAATTATTCATGTCCACAACATGCCAGATTTGCTGCCCGTTAAGTGTGTCTGCATTGGCAGTCTTTGTTGCCACGTGGATGGTATGCAGCTAACTGGCCTACAAAAGACAGCTGCCACAAGTGTAAAAGTCCTGTGGACATTGTTTGAGCTCATTTGACCACGGACAGACATTATTGGTGCGCGCAACAAGCAGCTTTATTGGAAAACATCAAGAAATTTGCACAGGAtcacaataaaaatatatatatatgactaaTTCTCCCATAATATTCTAAAAAAAAGCTTTACCAGACCACAAAGATATATCTCTCTCATTATTCATGATAATGTAAGAACAATTACAGAAAAGTTCCACTTGAAAATATTTCACAAGAGTGCAAATACAGCACGGAATACTTAGTGCTTACTCTATTCACTAAGCATATTGATAAGCACCACCTGCTAAGCTGACaaaggaatgttttttttttttttttaatagttgAACCATATTACATATATCTAGGCTATAGCCAGGCTATATCTTCCATTACAACAGAAGAACAGTTCACAATACTTTATAGCAGCTAGCCGTAGGTCCTGGAAAGCAATAGTGAAGCAGTTTTATGAGAATTGTTGTATAACGGCAACACTATCATTCTTACATCATATAGGACTGGTTTTCTGGACCCAAATGAAGCCTActactcctggactaaaaagTATGCTCCAAGGAAAAAAATTAATCGAAAGTTATTTTAGGCTTAGTCTAAATCTGGGAAACTGACAATCAGTGTCAGATCCCTTTATTTATTAGAATTGAGGGCTAAAACAGAATCACTGGACAAGTGCATGATCAGAGCACAATGGAGATTTAGTTTGGACAAAGTGTGACCAATTTCTGGCTTCGCACATCTCTGACACAGATCCTTCATTGTGTGGGACACTCCTAACAACCTCAACTTAACCATCTGGGGGAAGAATGtcaaactgaccttggatcaatGTTTAGGGGCAACTATTGACTTATAGGTAAGGACTTGGAAGGGGTGGGGGAGTTGGGGAATGGGGCTCCTCCCTGAGCACAGCTCTCAGGACCATGCTGCTCGGGACGCTGCCATACTGGCGTGCCTGGgtaggggtgtggaggtggtagcGATGGCAGATGATGCCCTGGCACTATGGTGGTTGCGGTTGGTACTGCCAGGCCTGGGGCTCTTTCCTGAAGAAaaaacaacaagacaacaggGGTCAATAGTCCTACTGATTtacatactattactactacattaaTTATATGCTAGTATTACTATACTACACATATGATGAAACAACAAGACAACATGCGTCAATAGTACTACTGATTTACATAATATTGCTACTACATCAATTACATACTAGTATTACTATACTACACATATGACGTACTACCTTCTCCCAAATTTAACTCCCTCAATGTAAAAATATATGGGCTATGTACATTCGAGTACAACAGTACACCACATTTGACGTTTGTGGGGTGGGAAAAAGGGAAACAAAAAAACAGCTGTGAGCATTTGTTATAATTTTGTGCATTTTAAACACAGATAGATCACTCAAAAACTATATTTTAATATTTGTTCATAAGAAAAATGGTGCATGTCAGCAGCCACTttcagtacagtatgcagtactgccacacaaaggggatgccgccgggaaatttgaggcattatcaagtgcttgtcaaattgtgaaagagagagactgataaagtgtgtacagcctgcacaaaaaactaagcagagctcatgcctttcatgcaacttttttcaaatcatcattagagtcgcatcatgtagccttagaaagtattaaaaatcaaaacatatagctcaactaaagttacataaataactctaaattaagcatataggagtaactgtttctttgttaaccgctcaccACAGATTTCCACATGTGCGCATTCACTCAAATCGtttggaaaaaatatattttattttattcaattgtattcttcatactataaaataattccatggaattctaagcaaatgtctgctaaatgaactagtgtagcccacagccatatggcatagccagatcagtaccatacataaggacaactcagagtatgctattctgttcttctgaaataactatattttcttcatatcatgtttctttagacctgtctaaaataaatcatggatttattgtgatggtgtaggctatattacatggatttattagactttataTAATGTAGATgctccaaaggtctgcatcagtggcttgtaggcttaTGTGTTGAAGCCAGAAGATGCTACATgcgtttatgttaattaatggtcaattaccgtgagaccggcagttagtTTGACAATCACCGTGAGCAGCCCTATGCGTGAGCAGCCCTATGCGTGAGCAGATAATTTATCAAAATACAAGTAATCTGAACACAAGTGTGACACGTGTGCATACAGTAGGGAGTAATATGTATGTTTTAGTCTTCACATATCACAACTTATTTCAGCATATTGATTATGAATTTGGACAATTAAAACCGGTGACACTCAgctatagtatatagtatatataaaaaatacagGAAGCAGCAACAATATCATTTCCAACTTATGTTTTAGGAATATACATTTTAATATTATTTCTCATCATGATTCTACTTCATCATGTAAAAACTAGTGAATGCTATGATTTATTTTTGATATCATGTAAATTTGTTTGCCCTGGCTACAGTGGAAGTGCTCAGTGCTTATGATCTCGAAAACATTacatgcaacaaaaaaaagggattatatcaacagtggactaatggaAAAAATACCAAAATATGTTTTGAGTAAAGTGATCCTTCAAAAGAACAAAAATAAAAGATGCCAATTCAGTCTCTCTTAATGAATGACAGAAATAAGTATTGTCTTTGGGCTATTGAGAGCTATTGAGCATCAGTTCTTCAGAGAGTTGACCTGGTGACGTTCTGCTGGAGGACCGCTCCATCTTGGAGGGCGATCTGTCCATGGCAGAGAGCGAGGTGGCGATGCCCAGGTATCCGGCCTGGCGCTGGTAGTCTGCCAGCTGCTCTGCCCTCTTCATGCCCCGGGTAGGCCTCACTGACTCTAGCCTCCGCAGGAAAGCCTGGTGAGAAATGGTGGTAACAATTTCCATGAAGGTACCTGTATAATGTCTTCCTAAGACATTCATAACCTATACATATCACTTGTCATAAGGTGACGTATGCAGATATGAAATGGCTATTAACTGCTCTATTAATACGGTGAGGGTTATGAAGCCATTAGGTGCCCATCAACATTTTCAAACACTGGCAGAGCATAAAACACTTTTACATTCCTTTTCCAGATTGGACCTGAaaatcataatataattgtgtgtCTAGCAATGGATACCTTTAGGTACTGCAAAGTATTCAACACCATTGGTAACTATCTGGTACCGAATGgtatacagtcatggccaaaagttttaggaatgacaaaaatattaatttccacaaagcttgctgcttcagtgtctttagatattttgtcagatgttactatggaacacTGAAGTATAATTGCAAGTATTTCATAACTGTGTCAAAGGATTTTAttaacaattacatgaagttgatgcagttttgacccttctttttcaagacctctgcaatccaccctggcatgctgtcaattaacttctgggccacatcctgactgatggcagccattcttgcataatcaatgcttggagtttgtcagaatttgtgggttattgtttgtccacccacctctcgaggattgaccacaagttctcaatgggattaaggtctttggagtttcctggccatggacccaaaatatcgatgttttgttccccgagccacttagttatcacttttgccttatggcaaggtgctccaccatgctggaaaagacattgttcgtcaccaaactgttcctggatggttgggaaaagttgctctcggaggatgtgttggtaccattctttattcatggctgtgttcttaggcaaaattgtgagtgagcccactccattggctgagaagcaaccccacacatgaatggtctcaggatgatttactgttggcatgacacaggacagatggtagcgctcaccttgtcttctccagacaagcttttgtccggatgccccaaacaatcggaaaggggattcatcagagaaaatgactttaccccagtcctcagcagtccaatccctgcaccttttgcagaatatcattCTTTCCCTGAtgcttttcctggagagaagtggcttctttgctgcccttcttgacactgggccatcctccaaaagtcttcgcctcactgtgcgtgcagatgcactcacacctgcctgctgccattcctgagcaagctctgtactggtggtgccccgatcccgcagctgaatcaactgtAGGAGAAGGTCCTGGCGCtagctggactttcttgggcgctctgaagccttcttcacaacaattgaaccgctttccttgaagttcttgatgatccgataaatggttgatttaggtgcaatcttactggcagcaatatccttgccggtgaagccctttttgtgcaaagcaatgatgacggcacgtgtttccttgcaggtaaccatgtttgacagagaaagaacaatgattccaagcaccaccctccttttgaagcttccagtctgttattcaaactcaatcatcatgacagagtgatctccagccttgtcctcgtcaatactcacacctgtgttaacgagagaatcactgacattatGTCAGCTGGtacttttgtggcagggctgaaatgcagtggaaatgttttgggggggattcagttcatttgcctggcaaagagggactttgcaattcatctgatcactcttcataacattctggagtatatgcaaattaccatcatacaaactgaggcagcagactttgtgaaaattaatatttgtgtcattctcaacttttggccacgactgtacagtataagctaatagtgtttcaaaagGTAAATATTGTGTAATTGTGCACTACAGACCACTTTGTCTATTTTGATTATGCCAGCCCAGTGTCATTGATAGAGTAGGCAGCTGCAGGCATGCTGCACAAACGTAATATTATTAGCACACTTCAGTTAAACAAATTGGATCTGTCAACAGTGTCAAAGGGAATGAGCCATTACCATTATAAAAccaaaataaacgtcctctcgctgtcaactgcgtttattttcagcaaacttaacatgtgtaaatatttgtatgaacataacaatattATACAACTGAGATACAAactaaacaagttccacagacatgtgactaacagaaatggaataaagtatccctgaacaaaggggggggtcaaaagtaacagtgtggccaccagctgcattaagtactgcagtgcatctcctcctcatggactctaccagatttgccagttcttgctgtgagatgttacccaactCATCCACCAAGGCACcagcaagttcccggacatttctggggggaatggccctagctctcaccctccgatacaagaggtcccagacgtgctcaatgggattgagatccgggctcttcgctggccatggcagaacactgacattcctgtgaTTTCCtggcaggaaatcacacacagaacaagcagtacggctggtggcattgtcatgctggagggtcatgtcaggatgagcctgcgggaagggtaccacatgagggaggagaatgtctcccctgtaacgcacagcgttgagattgcctgtaatgacaacaagctcagtccaatgatgctgtgactcaccgccccagaccatgacgggccctccacttccaaatcgatcccgctccagagtacatgcCTCAATGTAACGCTCATTTCTTCGACCATAAACGCGAATCCAacaatcacccctggtgagacaaaaccgcgactcgttagtgaagagcactttttgccagtcctctctgat
This sequence is a window from Oncorhynchus tshawytscha isolate Ot180627B linkage group LG34, Otsh_v2.0, whole genome shotgun sequence. Protein-coding genes within it:
- the slc25a4 gene encoding ADP/ATP translocase 1 — translated: MSDAVVSFIKDFLAGGIAAAISKTAVAPIERVKLLLQVQHASQQITKEMQYKGIMDCVRRIPKEQGFISFWRGNLANVIRYFPTQALNFAFKDKYKKIFLGGVDQKTQFWRWFAGNLASGGAAGATSLCFVYPLDFARTRLAADIGKSGAEREFSGLGSCLSKIYKADGIKGLYQGFNVSVQGIIIYRAAYFGVYDTAKGMLPDPKNTHIFISWMIAQSVTAVAGIISYPFDTVRRRMMMQSGRKSADIMYTGTIDCWKKIAKNEGGKAFFKGAWSNVIRGMGGAFVLVLYDEIKKYT